A segment of the uncultured Desulfobulbus sp. genome:
ATTGTCGATCTCCATCGGGGTCGCCGGCCCCAGGGATTGTAAAGGAAAGGGGGTGGATTGCCGATCAGGCGGCAGCGCCCAAGGAATTGGTATAGATCAGGGCATCCTCATCACAGTCGGGAAATTTCGAACAGTGAATGCAATCACTCCAGATTTTATGGGGCAGATCCTGCTTGTCGCGGTCGACAAACCCGAATTTACGAAAGAACGGGGCCTGGTAGGTCAGGACGAACACCTTGGAAATTTCCAGGCTTTTTGCCTCATCCAGACAGGATTCCACCAACATGGCACCGATGCCGCATTTTTGCCGTTCCTCGACCACTGCCAGGGAACGGATCTCCGCCAAATCATCCCAGCAGATGTGCAGGGCGCAGATCCCGAGAATCGCACCGGCCTCTTCATAGACCACGAAATCACGGAGATGATCATAGAGCGAGCTGATGGAACGAGGCAACATCAACCCCTTGGAGGCAAAAACGCTCAACAAGGCATGAATCGCCCGTACATCGCCCATTCGTGCCGGGCGAATTCTGCCGGCAATCATTTCTACATTCGTTTCAGACATACATACTCACAGAGGTTCCATCTTCTGATGGTTGTCACTCTCCTTGCAAAAGCACAAGAAGACGTTTCGAGGGTGGTCATCCACCGCTTCACGACAGGTGATTTTCAGTATTTGACGGATGACGAGGCCATCGGGGGCACTCATTCAACAACATTTTCATCAGGGCCCTGCCGCTCCACCAGGACACCGGCCAGGGGATCATCGGCCACCAGCCTGCGGTAGACCTGCCAGTTCCCCACTCCACTGACAAAACCGATCACAAATAGGAGCAGGGATTTGGGGCCGACACCGGGTTGGAGAAGAACGAGCAGTGCCAAGCCCGTGGCAAAACCGTACACGCAGCTGTTGGCCTGATGCAGGTTGGCCGCCAACCAGTGGGGCAGTTTTCTGGCAAGGATCGTGATCCCCGGTTTGGCCACGGCAAAAAAACAGCCGTAGGAACAGAGCAGGAGCGGAACGAAACCGTAGACCGCCCAGGTCACCATGAATTTGTACAGCTGCTGATTCTGCTCCACCAGATCAAAACGGGTGAAGACAAAGGTGATCAGGGTCAGCAGGTGGGCAAGAATAAACAGCAGGACGGGAAACACAGCAGGAACATACCACCCCACGCGGGAGGTCAGGAGATGCCGCACCCCCTGCTGCAGGACTGCAATCAATGAAACGCTCTTACGCTTCGCGGGTCGCCTTCTTCGTGTACCATTCATGAGCCAACAATTATGCCGTCCAGACGGGAAAATTTACCGGGACGGACCAGATGGTTCGGCTATCCGTGCCGGAGGAGACTGTTGCACAGAGGTCGAGTTGGGCATTCGTGTCTCCCTTTGGGGAAAGAGAATGGTCTGACCGGCCCAGATTCCTAACACAAACATCCAAAAAAACAAACAAAAACAAACGAGTACCAGGCTGAGCATACCTCGCCAGCCCAACTCGATACGAAAGGCCTTGGCCTTAAGCGGTTTGGCAACGTCCTGGGATGATGCTGCAGTCGACGCGCCCTTGCGGGAGAACAGTCTCATGGCTACTCAGACATGCCTGGAGGGTGGTCTTGGCAGGAGCGGACAGTTTCCGCAGCCCGCCCTATTTGGTAAGTCTTTCCGCTGAAAAAGCAAGCAGTAATTCAAAAAGACTTCCTGGTGAAGGGTGAAGGCATCGTTCAAAGTCAAAGCTCGAGAGGGCTTACCTCGGAAAACGCGTCGATAGCCGCTGGCAACGTCGTTGTCTGGCACAGGGCAGAAAACGACGTTTGCAATTCTTCGGTGCAACCGGCTACATACTCTCAGGCGCGTTGAGTCCGATCAGCTCCAGTCCGTTGCGGAAGACACGTTTGAGCGCACCGCAGAGATAGAGCCGGACCGCACTGAGCTGGGCGTCCTCGGTCAGGACCTTGTGCTTGTTGTAGTACCCGTGGAACTGACCTGCCAGCTCCATCAGAAAAAAGATCACCCGATGCGGTGCCAGGTCGATGGCCGCACTCGCCACCAACTGCGGATACTCGGCCAGGCTTTTGAGCAGGGCGAACTCCTCCGCCTCGACCAAGAGCTGAAGATTGGCCGCAGCGCCCTCGCTTGAGATCCCCTGCTCCCCTGCCTGGCGTTCGATGGAACACAAACGGGCATGGGCGTACTGGACGTAAAATACCGGATTTTCCTGGCTTTGCTTCTTGGCCAGATCAAGATCGAACTCGATCAGGTTGTCGGGTTTGCGCATCAGGAAGAAAAACCGCAGGGCATCCGGGCCGACTTCGTCCACCAGCTCGTCCACGGTGACGAAGGTCGCCTTGCGGGTCGACATCTTGACCTGTTTGCCGTCGCGCAGCAGAGTCACAAACTGGTAGAGGACCACCGTGATCCTGCTGTCGTCGCAGCCAAGGGCGCGTACGCCGGCCAGGACATCGGGTACGGTGGCGATGTGGTCTGAACCGAAGATATTGATCATCCAGTCGTAACCACGCCTGAACTTATCCAGGTGATAGGCGATGTCGGGCAGCCGGTAGGTCGGCTCACCGGTGGACTTGATAATGACCCGATCCTGTTCCTGGCCGAGCTCGGAGGTCTTGAACCAGGTGGCGCCCTCCTTTTCATAGACCAGATTCTTGGCCTTGAGTTGGTCCACCACCTCGTAGATACGGCCGTCTTCGTAGAGGGTGTGCTCGTTGAAGTAGGTGTCAAAGCCGATCCCGATCCGCTTGAGGGTGGTGTCGATATCCATGAAGATCGCCTTCTGCGCCCGATCCTTGAACAGACTGACATCGGCGTCCTTGAAGGAGTCGCCCCCCTCATCGACCATGGATTTGGCGATATCGTAGATGTAATCGCCCTGGTAGCCGTCCTCAGGAAAGGTATTGGCCAGGCCGAGCAGTTCCAGGTAGCGCGCCCGGGTCGATTCGCCCAACACCCGCATCTGCCGGCCGGCGTCGTTGAAATAGTACTCGCGCTGCACCTCGTATCCAGCCGCGGTGAGGACACGGGCAATGGCATCGCCCAGCACCGCGTTGCGACCGTGGCCGACGCTGAGCGGACCGGTGGGATTGGCGCTGACGAACTCCACCAGCACCTTCTTGCCCGCTCCGACAGCAGAGGTGCCAAATTGCGTATCCTGCTGGTAGATCGGCGCGAGCACGGTGGACCAGATTTCCTTGGCAAGGTAGAGATTGATAAAGCCGGGGCCGGCCACATCAACCCGCTCGATCATGGGCTGCGCCTGCAGCAATCCGGCCAATTGCATTGCCAGGTCACGCGGTTTTCGTTTATCCAGGCCGGCGGCGACCAGGGCGAAGTTGGTGGAAAAATCGCCCTGCCCTTCTCTTTTGGGCACCTCGATGGCGTAACGGCCGCTTGCGGCATCGGTCCACAATCCCTGGGCAACGCCGTCGTGGAAACAGCGATCAACAATCTCTTTTATCTGTGATTTTATCATGGGCTCACAACTGCGGTCGGATGACCGGATCTATCGAATCTTAAAGTGAAAACAGTGCAGAAAATTCCAATCAGTCGACCAGTTCCCGGTCGTTGAGGTTGCCGAACAGGCACAACACCTCGTAACTGATGGTTTCCATCCAGGCGGCAACCTCGTCGGCGGTGATCTCCTCCTCGCCCTGCCGCCCCAGCAGCACCACCTCGTCCCCGGGTTGGACAGGACCAAGTCCGGTCACATCCACCAGGGTTAAATTCATGGAGATGCGGCCCACCACCGGGGCGCGTTTTCCGCCGACCAGCACCGAGGCACGGTTGGAGAGGATGCGCAGGTAGCCGTCTTCATACCCCACGGGCAAGACGGCAATGGTGGAAGGACGGGATGTGGTAAAGAGGTGGCTGTAGCCCAGCCCCTTGCCTGCCGGAACCTCGCGCACCTGCAGCACGCGGGTGGCAAAACGCATTGCCGGCTGCAACAGCGGTGGCGTGGCCTCTGCTCGACCGGCTGCACCGTCGGGATAATAGCCGTACAGGGCAATGCCGGGGCGCACCATGTCGAGCCGGGCCCCGGCAACATAAAATAATCCGCCGGAATTGGCAAGATGGAGACAACACTTGCCCTCAATCCATCCATCCAAGGCATCGGTGGTCCGGCAAAAGGTGGCCAACACCTCGCTTGAGCTGGACGAGGAGCGATCATCAGCCATGGGAAAATGGGCCATTATTCCGGCAATATTGAGCTGCCCGCTCTTCCGGACAGCGCGAACCAGGTCGATGAATTCCTCAGGCAACGTCCCCTGGCGGCCCATGCCGGCATCGAGCTTGAGGTGCACGTCTATCGGCCTGTTCCGTTCGGCGGCCAGGCGGGAAAGCTGGCCGACAATGGAGGGGTCGACCACAACCGGGGTGAGATCGTGCTCCACCAGGGCGGGCAGGGTCTGGGGAATGACTCCGGCAAGAACGAGAATCGGCTGGGAGATGCCTGCATTGCGCAGGGCAATGCCCTCCACCACCTCGGCCACGCCAAAGGCTGCGGCCCCCTCATCGGCAAAGATTCGGGCGCAGTCGATCTGTCCATGGCCGTAGGCATCGGATTTGACCAGCGGCATAAGGGGCGCACCCTGCGCCCTTTGCCGGCAGATCCTGAAGTTGTGGATAAGAGCCGACCGACTGACAGTAACTCGATTTAAAGATCTCATCTGTTTCACTTACTCTGCGTTGCGAAGGTCATACCAACGGGCCCACCCCAAACGGCTGGAGCAGCACAGGGCCCAACCGATGGCACAGTAGAGCATACCCGTCCATTGGCCGGGGTGACCGACCCAGCGAATGATCAGACCGGCAGTCATCATCATGGCGACCATCAGCCAGCTTTTCCAGGAGTAAATCGCGCCCAGACAGGTGCCGTCCTTAAAGAGGATGATTCGTTGAATGGCTTTGCGGGCAACCTTGTCGAGGATCACCATGGATTTGAGAGTACCCAGGAGGAGTGCCGGCACGATCAGCCAGCGGCCGTGCCCCGGCGACATCCACCAGTATCCACGGACCATCAGTATGCAGCCGATAACGGTCCAGAGAAAAGGAGCGGCAAAGAGGTGGACCGATCTGGGCACACCGGGTTTGACCAGTTGGCTGAATTTGGATGCTGTCATCACGGGCTCCCCCACAGCTAAACGCCCTAAAACAAATCAAGCCCACCCCCGTTACAGGGATGGGCTTGTAAACCAACCGTTTGTTCTGAAAGAATCAGAGCTCGGTAACGGTGATGGCACCCTCGGGGCAAACCTCAACACAGGTCTCGCAGCCCAGGCACTCGTCGGAGTTAACCGGCTCAGCCTTGCCGTCCACCATCTCGAAAACCTGAGCGGGGCAAGCGTTTACACACTCTTCATCACCAGAACATTTGTCTTTATCTACAACGATTTCCCACATGGCACTACCTCCAAATGAATGAATTGATAACTCGAAACACGATGTTGTTGCAACCTCGGGTACAAGGCAAAACAATACGTAATAATCGATTTTCTTTAAAAGACCGGCCATTCTTTGTCAAGTTAAAATATACTGGTAGCCAATGCCCTTGATTGCCTCCAAGCTGGAGAATGCTCCATTTTCAGTCCCATAAGAAAAAGTCTCTCTATCTCGAAGGTTGGAGCATACGATTTTTCGTTTGCAGCCGGGAAAATCGAAGGGTAAGTAGAGGCGCATGCAGCGTATCTAACCAATGGAGTACTTAGAGTGAAAAAATTGCAAAAAAAGAGCAAAGATGGCTACAGTCCGGAAAAAGGCGAACTGGCCATGATCGAAGGCATCATTGAAGGTAGCCCGGACGCGGTTGGCGTGGCGGTCATCCGTCTTGATTGCGGCTGCCGCAAGATGGCGGCGGTCGATAAAAACGGTGATCCGGCCAGTAAAATCATCATGTATCGAGATAATGCCGAATCGATCTGCGACCAGTGCAAGGAAGACAACGGCAGCTTTATGCGGGTCATCAAACAATTCATCCACTGGAAGAGCCCGGAGCCTGATACCCACACCCAGGCCATGATCATCGGCAAAGTGCTGGGAACAGAACAGTAACGGTTTCGACGACGACACTCGTGTTTCTGTGGCCAGGGTATCTGCAGGGTTGCCGAACCGGAGCATGATGGCTAAGGTAGGCCTGGCATGGGAACTGTTCCTGTACCGCAATCCGCTCTTGGTTGCTCCTCGGCAAGCGATTGCGCAACCATCCTGTTTTTGGTCGTCATCCTTTTTTTGTATCCATGATCCCCCAATATCCAGAATCCTGTGAGTTGACCCTGAAGCACCGGCCTCTGCTGCACCCCCTGTTTCAGCAGCTGCGCAACGGCATTTCCGAGTTCACCTTTGCCAACATCTACCTGTTTCGCAAGGCGCACAACTACCGGCTCACCCGGTTGGCCGATACCACCATCGCCCTTTTGGGACAGGATAAACACCAGCCGTTTTTTATGCTGCCCTTCGGGCTGCCAGACAACCAGCTGCTGGCGCAACTCTTTCATGAGCAGATGATGCTCAAGGCCGCCTCGTCCTCCCAGGCCGAGCGGCTCACCGAGTTGAATTACCGGGTCCTGCCCGATCGCGATAATTTCGATTATCTCTATCGGCGGCAGGACCTGGCCGTACTCGGTGGGCGCTCCTATCACAAAAAACGCAATCTGATCAAGGCATTCGTCACCAACCACAACTATGCGGCACGTCCGCTGCGTGAAGAATTTATCGTCGATGCGCTGCAGGTGCTCGTTGACTGGCGCGCCGGCAACGACAAACTAGGCGATTACGAGGCCGCCCGCGAGGCACTGGAGCACGTCGATGAGCTGCAACTCTGCGGCGGCATTTACTATGTCGATGAACGACCGGTGGCCTACACCCTGGGCGAGGAGCTTGCCGGCATGGCCACCTACCTGATTCATTTTGAGAAGGCTGTGTCCGGCTACAAGGGGCTCTACCAGTTCATCAACCAATCCTTTGCCTCGGTCCTGCCTGAGGATTATGAATCCATCAACCGCGAACAGGACATGGGCGATCAGGGGCTGCGTCAGGCAAAGTTGAGCTACAAACCAACCGGGTTCATCGAAAAGTTTAAAGTTTTCTCCAAAGATTTTCCGCTTTCCATGCCCGCGACCAGCCTTGACGAGGCCAACGCGACCTGATGTCCTGATCACCCCTTTAGAGTCCTTCTCAAACCATCACTGATATTGTGACCATCATGTTTGATTCCACCGCACTGCTCCTCTTCATCTCCGCTTCTTTGCTTCTCGCCCTGGCTCCAGGGCCGGATATCATCTTTGTCCTGACCCAATCGGCGATCAAGGGCCGAATCGTCGGCCTGGTGGTCACCCTTGGCCTCTGTACCGGGCTGATCTTCCATACTTCGGCAGTGGCCCTGGGCGTAGCGGCGGTCTTTCAGGCCTCGGCAACTGCCTTCAATCTGCTCAAATTTGCCGGTGCCGCCTATCTGCTCTATCTGGCCTGGGGCGCATTTCGCGCAGGCGCGGAATCGCTTGAAGGTCGTGCTGAACGCGAACTGAGTCTGTTTCGCTATTACGTGCGCGGAGTTATCATGAATGTGACCAACCCCAAGGTCTCCATCTTCTTTCTTGCCTTTCTCCCCCAATTCACCCATCCGCAACGGGGCCATCTGCCCCTGCAGATGCTCGTTCTCGGTGGACTGTTCATCCTCTCCACTCTCCTTGTTTTCGGCTCCATCAGCCTGGTTGCCGCTCTTCTCGGACAATGGCTCAAACGATCCGATTGGGCCCAGAAATGGCTCAATCGTGCTGCCGGGACCATCTTTGCCGGGCTCGCCCTGAAACTGGCGACTGCCAGCCGCTGAACAGTGTGCACCTGTTCTCCTGCCTGCCTTTTTCACAAGCGCAGTTGTATTGTGTCGTAAAATATCACTTGAAAAAGGCGATTTTCTCGACTTAATTCACCATTTCGATGTGTACAGGCGGGCCTGACACCAGTCGGCCTCAGGGGAATGTGGGCGTGGAACAGGGGGAAAAACCATGTTGGATGAAAAGCGTCGACTGTTGCAGAAAGTTGCTGAGGGAGATGAGCTGATCACCATACTGACAGGGGCCGGCATTTCCGCGGAAAGCGGCATTCCCACCTTTCGTGGTCCCGAGGGCTACTGGACCGTCGGCTCCAAGGTCTATCAGCCCCAGGAGATGGCAACCTTTCACATGTTTTCCCAGATCCCCGACGAGGTCTGGACGTGGTACCTCTATCGCCTGGGCGTCTGCAACGCGGCCCAACCCAATCCCGGCCATTACGCCCTGGTGGCCATGGAACAGCATTTCGGCGATCGCTTCACCCTGATCACCCAAAATATCGATGGATTGCATCTTCGCGCCGGTAACTCCCTTGAACGCACCTACCAGATCCATGGCAACGTCTCTTCCATGCGCTGCTCGCTGGAATGCAGTGAGGAGGTCTACCCCATCCCCGAGATCGTACGTCCCAAAAAAAAGGAGGAAAAACTCAGTGACAGCGATCGGCACAATCTTCGCTGCCCGCTGTGCGGAGCACGAACCAGGCCCCATGTTCTCCTGTTTGACGAAAGCTACAACGAACACCACTATCACTTTTACAGTTCTCTGCACACAGCCCGGCAGACAAGCCTGCTGATCATTGTCGGCACCGCCGGTGCCACCAATCTCCCCAATCAGGTGGCGCGCGAGGTCTATCGCAACGACGGCATCATCGTGGATATCAACATCGAACCCAATCCCTTTTCCCAACTCGCCCAGGGAACGCAACGCGGTTTTTTTATTCAGCAATCAAGCGCCACAGCCCTGCCCGAGTTGCTTGCAATCATGACCGGTCAGTCACTGTAGGTAAGACGGTGAGCCACGGTGGCGGTATGGCGTGGCCCGGCCCATGACGAATCCTGCGATCGCGGTTGACCTCACCGGAAAATATTCTTACCTTGTTAAAATTATCTGTCCCACGGAGTGTAGGTATGAATATTCAAGGATTACGCAAAAATTACGATAACCCGGTGCTCAGTCGCGACATGCTTGCGGCCGATCCCTTTGACCAGTTTGAACGCTGGTTCAATGAGGCGTGCAGCGCCGAACTGCCCGAACCCAACGCCATGACCCTGGCCACGGTGTCCCCAGACGGACAACCAAGCCTGCGCACTGTCCTGTTGAAGTTCTTTGACCGGCAAGGATTTGTTTTTTTTACCAATTACGGCAGCCGCAAAGCCCATGAAATAGAGGGCAATGCTCAGGTCGCCCTGCTGTTTCCCTGGGTCAAGCTTGCCCGTCAGGTGGCTGTCACCGGCATCGCCGAAAAAGTCAGTGCCGCTGAATCAGCCAGATATTTCGCCTCCAGACCACGGGAAAGTCAGATGGGGGCCTGGATTTCCAAACAGAGCTCGGTGCTCAGTTCGCGCCAAATGCTGATGATGGAGCTAGAAAAAATTAAAGCAAAATTTCTCCAAGGCGATATTCCCCTGCCTGACTTTTGGGGCGGCTATCGGGTCCGCCCCAAGACCGTCGAATTCTGGCAGGGACAGACAAGCCGTCTGCACGACCGCTTTGTGTACACGCCGACCGATGATGGCCAATGGTCCATCCAACGTCTGGCTCCGTAACAAAGAGCAGGCCGTTGACGCAAAACTGGATCAACGGCAGCGGAATCTCCATTAACAATCTCTTTCTGGAACCTTCCCCATGCGCATTCTCTTTTTCCTGGGTCTCCTTCTTTCTCTGCTAACGCCGTCCCTTGCCCAGGTTCCATCCTCACTGACCGAGCTCTCCAAATCAGCGCCTGTCTCGCGAACAACAACGGCGCCGCCTTCGGTGCAGACCGCCGTTGAGGAAACATCGCAACAAGCCGCCACGGTAACAACGGATACCACTACCGCCGTCCCACAGGTGCAAGCGGAAACAGCAAGTCCCACAGCACAAAAAACTATCTCCATTGACACCATCAAGGTAAAGGATGCCTCCCCCAAACAGTCTTCAAACAAGATCGCGGAGACTCGGAAGCATAATGGGGCCAAGCACAAGGATGAACCGGCGGTCAAAAATGAAAAGACCGTCAACGGAGAAAACGGGGAGACGATCAATATACAATCCGTTTTGACCAAAGAGCTGGCTCCACAGGAGGATACGAGAAAGGTCGAAGATACCCTGCAGATGCTCTCTTCCCTAGTTCAGTTGCAGAAAAACCTGAAACAGCAAATAAGTGTTGTTGGCAATCGGCTGAAAAAAAGTTCGTCGGACTCGGAAAAACAAAATCTTACCACTGAATTAAACAACCTTGATAAACAGCTCAATGAGGCGAGTGCTGATTTTGAACGCCTGGCCACGGGCGTAGACTCAGGTGTCTTTTCCAGCCCTAAAACAGAAAACTTCAGTTGGAAAGAGGAAGTCTCTGTTCTTATCGAGCCAACGATCAAGGAACTCAAACAGCTCACGGCCCGCGTTCGGCAAAAATCCGACCTAAAAGATGCCATCGCCCGTTATGAAACGCAGTTGGCCACGGCCAACGCCGCTGTTGATCACTTGACCAATCTGGCAAAAGAGGCCAACGGCAAAGAGACCGATTCTCCGCAAATCAAAAAACTGCTCAACGAGTTGCTCCCGGTTTGGCAGAATATGCAGCGGCGTATCACCGGAAAACTCGATCTGGCCCGTAGTGAACTCCACAAGATGGAGACCACAGACGAGTCGTTTTTTCAACAATCGAGCAATTCCTTGCGCCACTTCTTCCGCGAACGAGGCTGGTACCTGCTGCTGGCCATGGGAACATTCGTCGCTGTTCTGTTCTCTTTACGCCTTCTCGCCCGTCTGGTGATGAAAATCCTGCCGGGCGCCAAGAAGGAACAGCGGCCAATTCACGTTCGCGTGTTTGATATTTTCTTTCAATTTTTCTCTGTTCTTTCTGCTATTTGTGGTTTTGTCCTCATTCTCTACGTCGGCGAGGACTGGTTCCTCCTGAGCGGCACGATCATCTTTCTTTTCGGGATCGCCTGGACCATACGCCAGACTGTGCCCAAGATGTGGCGTCAGGTCCGCCTGATGTTGAACATGGGGGCTATCCGCGAAGGCGAGCGGGTGATCTATCAAGGGGTGGCTTGGAAGGTCGAGGCGATCAACTTTTTCTGCAAACTGCACAACCCTGCACTCGGCATGACCGTGCGCATTCCCATCGAAAACATCACCGACCTCATCAGCCGCCC
Coding sequences within it:
- a CDS encoding N-acetyltransferase; protein product: MSETNVEMIAGRIRPARMGDVRAIHALLSVFASKGLMLPRSISSLYDHLRDFVVYEEAGAILGICALHICWDDLAEIRSLAVVEERQKCGIGAMLVESCLDEAKSLEISKVFVLTYQAPFFRKFGFVDRDKQDLPHKIWSDCIHCSKFPDCDEDALIYTNSLGAAA
- the alr gene encoding alanine racemase; translated protein: MRSLNRVTVSRSALIHNFRICRQRAQGAPLMPLVKSDAYGHGQIDCARIFADEGAAAFGVAEVVEGIALRNAGISQPILVLAGVIPQTLPALVEHDLTPVVVDPSIVGQLSRLAAERNRPIDVHLKLDAGMGRQGTLPEEFIDLVRAVRKSGQLNIAGIMAHFPMADDRSSSSSSEVLATFCRTTDALDGWIEGKCCLHLANSGGLFYVAGARLDMVRPGIALYGYYPDGAAGRAEATPPLLQPAMRFATRVLQVREVPAGKGLGYSHLFTTSRPSTIAVLPVGYEDGYLRILSNRASVLVGGKRAPVVGRISMNLTLVDVTGLGPVQPGDEVVLLGRQGEEEITADEVAAWMETISYEVLCLFGNLNDRELVD
- a CDS encoding 4Fe-4S binding protein; the encoded protein is MWEIVVDKDKCSGDEECVNACPAQVFEMVDGKAEPVNSDECLGCETCVEVCPEGAITVTEL
- a CDS encoding LysE family translocator; the protein is MFDSTALLLFISASLLLALAPGPDIIFVLTQSAIKGRIVGLVVTLGLCTGLIFHTSAVALGVAAVFQASATAFNLLKFAGAAYLLYLAWGAFRAGAESLEGRAERELSLFRYYVRGVIMNVTNPKVSIFFLAFLPQFTHPQRGHLPLQMLVLGGLFILSTLLVFGSISLVAALLGQWLKRSDWAQKWLNRAAGTIFAGLALKLATASR
- a CDS encoding phosphatidylglycerol lysyltransferase domain-containing protein, with the translated sequence MIPQYPESCELTLKHRPLLHPLFQQLRNGISEFTFANIYLFRKAHNYRLTRLADTTIALLGQDKHQPFFMLPFGLPDNQLLAQLFHEQMMLKAASSSQAERLTELNYRVLPDRDNFDYLYRRQDLAVLGGRSYHKKRNLIKAFVTNHNYAARPLREEFIVDALQVLVDWRAGNDKLGDYEAAREALEHVDELQLCGGIYYVDERPVAYTLGEELAGMATYLIHFEKAVSGYKGLYQFINQSFASVLPEDYESINREQDMGDQGLRQAKLSYKPTGFIEKFKVFSKDFPLSMPATSLDEANAT
- a CDS encoding Sir2 family NAD-dependent protein deacetylase, encoding MLDEKRRLLQKVAEGDELITILTGAGISAESGIPTFRGPEGYWTVGSKVYQPQEMATFHMFSQIPDEVWTWYLYRLGVCNAAQPNPGHYALVAMEQHFGDRFTLITQNIDGLHLRAGNSLERTYQIHGNVSSMRCSLECSEEVYPIPEIVRPKKKEEKLSDSDRHNLRCPLCGARTRPHVLLFDESYNEHHYHFYSSLHTARQTSLLIIVGTAGATNLPNQVAREVYRNDGIIVDINIEPNPFSQLAQGTQRGFFIQQSSATALPELLAIMTGQSL
- the argS gene encoding arginine--tRNA ligase; the encoded protein is MIKSQIKEIVDRCFHDGVAQGLWTDAASGRYAIEVPKREGQGDFSTNFALVAAGLDKRKPRDLAMQLAGLLQAQPMIERVDVAGPGFINLYLAKEIWSTVLAPIYQQDTQFGTSAVGAGKKVLVEFVSANPTGPLSVGHGRNAVLGDAIARVLTAAGYEVQREYYFNDAGRQMRVLGESTRARYLELLGLANTFPEDGYQGDYIYDIAKSMVDEGGDSFKDADVSLFKDRAQKAIFMDIDTTLKRIGIGFDTYFNEHTLYEDGRIYEVVDQLKAKNLVYEKEGATWFKTSELGQEQDRVIIKSTGEPTYRLPDIAYHLDKFRRGYDWMINIFGSDHIATVPDVLAGVRALGCDDSRITVVLYQFVTLLRDGKQVKMSTRKATFVTVDELVDEVGPDALRFFFLMRKPDNLIEFDLDLAKKQSQENPVFYVQYAHARLCSIERQAGEQGISSEGAAANLQLLVEAEEFALLKSLAEYPQLVASAAIDLAPHRVIFFLMELAGQFHGYYNKHKVLTEDAQLSAVRLYLCGALKRVFRNGLELIGLNAPESM
- the pdxH gene encoding pyridoxamine 5'-phosphate oxidase, with the translated sequence MNIQGLRKNYDNPVLSRDMLAADPFDQFERWFNEACSAELPEPNAMTLATVSPDGQPSLRTVLLKFFDRQGFVFFTNYGSRKAHEIEGNAQVALLFPWVKLARQVAVTGIAEKVSAAESARYFASRPRESQMGAWISKQSSVLSSRQMLMMELEKIKAKFLQGDIPLPDFWGGYRVRPKTVEFWQGQTSRLHDRFVYTPTDDGQWSIQRLAP